One Pectobacterium cacticida genomic window, TTATCACCACCAATCCGGAAGTTTCTTCCGTGCGCGATTCCGACCGCATACTTGGTATTTTATCCTCAAAATCACGCCGGGCGGAACGTTCAGAAGAACCAATTAAAGAGCATCTGCTATTGACGCGTTACAATCCGGGGCGTGTTAGCCGTGGTGACATGCTGAGCATGGAAGATGTCCTTGATATTTTACGCATTCCACTGGTAGGGGTGATTCCAGAAGATCAATCCGTACTCAGGGCATCCAACCAGGGCGAGCCCGTCATTCTGGATACCGAATCCGATGCCGGAAAAGCCTATGCCGATACCGTCGAGCGCCTGCTTGGTGAAGAGCGGCCTTTCCGTTTTGTTGAAGAAGAGAAGAAGGGCTTCCTTAAACGACTTTTTGGGGGATAAATTATGGCTTTACTCGACTTTTTTCTGTCCCGCAAAAAAAACACGGCCAATATTGCCAAGGAACGGCTGCAAATTATTGTCGCGGAGCGGCGCCGTGGAGACAGTGAACCCCATTATCTACCACAATTAAAACGCGATATTCTTGAAGTCATCTGTAAATATGTCCAGATCGATCCAGAAATGGTAACGGTTCAGCTCGAACAAAAAGGTGATGATATTTCCGTTCTCGAATTGAACGTGACGTTACCCGAAGCAGAGGAAACGCCAAAATAATTTTCTGCTGTGATATCTCCTGCGATGATGCAGGAGATATTGATTCGCCATACGTCAAATGACAGGCACCCCTCATTCAACGGAATGGCTGTATATTTAACCAGATTCAAATTTTATTCTACGGTATTTTCCTCATTCCATTGACCGCTTTTCATGGCTGCTTTTTCTTGCAAATAAGGCATAACGGAAAAATGTGTCATAGGCCGTTAATAACCCTGTATGATCTCACGCAATTCATCGCCATATAATTCCCCGCGCCACCCGGATAACATCTCTGGTATACCTGCATCCTGACCATTCAATTTCCAGTGCCAACTGAGCAAGCGATTAATTTGCCGCCGTGATGCCAATAACTCGGTGGATAAACCACTCTGTACGCTCACGCGCTGTACCAACGACTTGATCGCTTTAAAGACAATTTTATAGCCAGGATAATCAATCAGGTTAATCACCGGCGGGGGGAAATCGGACTCATTCAGCGCTTCGGTTTCAGCGACGCAGTCCAATAGCGTTTTCCCATGGTAACGAATTTCCGGACCGCTCAACCCGAGTGAACTCAGTTCCCCCAGCGATGTAGGCAGAAAACGCGCCACCTGCAATAGGTTTTCTTCACGCACGACAAAATTGACTGCACTATCCCGCTCACGGGCTTTACGCAAACGCCATTCAGCCAAACGTTGAAGGCAAGCCAGCTGTCGTCCCCGTAACTGCCAGGCGTTACCGAATTCGCGATAGGCTAACATCGGCGACAAGATATCCTGCTTCCTCGAACAAAGCTGAAGGCACTCATCAAGCGCGGCTCGCATCCACCCTGCGGCTTGCGTATCGGCCTCCAGTTGGGTGGCCACCGGCAACAGGTAAAACACATCGGCGGCGGCATAATCGCACTGTTTTTCACTCAGCGGTCGCGCCAGCCAGTCGGTTCTCGACTCGCTCTTATCCAGCATGATCCCGGTATAGTCGGCCACCAGCGCGGCAAAGCCATAGGAGAGCGGTTTGCCTAAAAAGGCAGCCAGAATTTGCGTATCAATAAAAGGCGATGGCACTACGCCAAACGCATTAAGAAACACCTCCAGATCTTCGCTACCCGCATGCAAGAATTTTTTAACCTGCTCGTCTTGCAGGAGTGCCTGGAAAGGTGACCAATTTGTCACTGTTAACGGGTCAATTAGTGAAAGCCGATCGCCATCGAATAATTGAATCAGCCCTAGTTGCGGATAATAAGTACGTGTTCTGACAAACTCGGTGTCCAAAGCCACGTGGGAAAAACGTCGCGCCTGGTTACAAACCTGTTCTAACTCTGTGTCGGACGTGATCAACTGATAATTCAAAACGTCATTCTCTTCATTGTTTTTACTTACGATTCTGGAATAAGACCGTATCGCGTTAAAAAAGAACGCTGGATCAACCAGCGCGAAAACATCATATCGTGTCCTAGACGGCCTGGCAGGCATTTTCGAGGAAAATTATCAGGCTGCGTCATTTTCCCTGGGATGAATACGATCGCGTAGCTCGCGGCGCAGGATTTTACCCACGTTGGATTTAGGCAAATCATCACAAAACTCGATCTCTTTAGGCACTTTATAACCGGTCAAGTTTTGTCGACAATACCCAATCAGCGCGGCTTTGGTTAATGTGGCACCGCGCCTCACGACAAAGGCTTTTACCGCTTCACCGGTGGACTCATGTTCCACGCCGATCGCGGCCGATTCGGATACGTCTGGATGGCGGTTGATAACGGCTTCAATTTCTGACGGATAAACATTAAAGCCGGAAACCAGAATCATATCTTTTTTGCGATCGACGATCCGTAAAAATCCTTCCTCATCTGACGTGACAACGTCACCTGTTGCCAGCCAGCCATCTTTTAATACATCCTCCGTTGCGGCGGGTTGCTGCCAGTATCCTTGCATGACCTGTGGCCCTCTCACCCACAACTCTCCTGATTCGCCAGGGCCAACGTCATTGCCATCATCGTCAATAATTCGGACATCCGTTGACGGCACAGGAAGCCCGATACTACCGCTATGGCGCTTAAGATCGTATGGATTTCCCGACACCAGCGGCGCGCTCTCCGTTAGTCCATACCCCTCCAACAAATGTTTCCCCGTGGCTCTTTCCCAACGTTCTGCTACGGTTTGTTGCACCGGCGCCCCTCCGCCAACAGAGAGACGTAACGTAGAGAAATCCAATTGGTGGAATGCTTTATTATTGAGCAGTGCGTTAAATAGGGTATTAACGCCAGTGATGACCGTAAATGGGAACCGTTTCAGTTCTTTCACAAGCGCAGGGATATCGCGGGGGTTGGTAATTAACAAATTCCTTCCGCCTAATTCAAAGAATAGAAGCGCATTTACCGTGAGCGCAAAGATATGATAAAGCGGCAATGCCGTAACAACCCGTTCCTCACCGTCTTGCAGAACCGCACCGTAAGCCCCTTTAATCTGTTCAATATTGGCCAGCATATTACGGTGTGTAAGCATTGCTCCCTTAGCGACACCAGTAGTCCCGCCGGTATATTGCAGAAAGGCCAGGTCTTGATGGTTTATATTGGGCCGACTATACGGTTGATATTGCCCTTCCCGCAGAACACGGCGGAAGGGTATCGCCTGCGGTAGATGATAGCGGGGAACCCGTCGTTTAATGTACTTTACGACAGCATTGACGAGCATGCCTTTTATCGTAGGGAGTTGGTCTCCCATATGGGTTAGGATAACCTGCTTAACAGCGGTTTCATGAATGACATGTTCCAGCGTATGCGCAAAGTTTGACACGATAACTATCGTGTTTGCTCCGCTGTCTTTTAATTGGTGCACCAATTCCGGCGGCGTATACAGGGGGTTCACGTTAACCACCACCATTCCCGCGCGCAACGCGCCAAACAATGCGATAGGATATTGCAGCAGATTGGGCATCATCAGCGCCACGCGATCGCCTTTTTGCAACTTAAGCTGATTTTGCAGATAGGCAGCAAATGCCCGGCTGCGCGTGTCCAATTGACGAAAGGTCATCACCTCACCCATATTAATAAATGCGGGGCGATCGGCATAACGCTTTACACTATTTTCAAACATTTCAATTAGCGATGAATAACGATCCGGATCAATTTCCGCCGGAACATCCACCGGGTAGCGTGATAGCCAAATTTTTTCTAAGACGTTACTCCTGAGATATTTCTTTAATGGCATGTTGTCGCCCTCGGCAGCACACAATAATCAACATTATTTTAACCTAATCACATCAGTTGCTAACAAATAATCTTCACGTCGCGAGAGCGATCGCCCATTTATTTACGATGCAAAAAAAATCAGGCAACCTGCGTCGCCTGATCGTTTTCAAAAATATGATGCGCCC contains:
- the minE gene encoding cell division topological specificity factor MinE, giving the protein MALLDFFLSRKKNTANIAKERLQIIVAERRRGDSEPHYLPQLKRDILEVICKYVQIDPEMVTVQLEQKGDDISVLELNVTLPEAEETPK
- the rnd gene encoding ribonuclease D; the protein is MNYQLITSDTELEQVCNQARRFSHVALDTEFVRTRTYYPQLGLIQLFDGDRLSLIDPLTVTNWSPFQALLQDEQVKKFLHAGSEDLEVFLNAFGVVPSPFIDTQILAAFLGKPLSYGFAALVADYTGIMLDKSESRTDWLARPLSEKQCDYAAADVFYLLPVATQLEADTQAAGWMRAALDECLQLCSRKQDILSPMLAYREFGNAWQLRGRQLACLQRLAEWRLRKARERDSAVNFVVREENLLQVARFLPTSLGELSSLGLSGPEIRYHGKTLLDCVAETEALNESDFPPPVINLIDYPGYKIVFKAIKSLVQRVSVQSGLSTELLASRRQINRLLSWHWKLNGQDAGIPEMLSGWRGELYGDELREIIQGY
- the fadD gene encoding long-chain-fatty-acid--CoA ligase FadD; the protein is MPLKKYLRSNVLEKIWLSRYPVDVPAEIDPDRYSSLIEMFENSVKRYADRPAFINMGEVMTFRQLDTRSRAFAAYLQNQLKLQKGDRVALMMPNLLQYPIALFGALRAGMVVVNVNPLYTPPELVHQLKDSGANTIVIVSNFAHTLEHVIHETAVKQVILTHMGDQLPTIKGMLVNAVVKYIKRRVPRYHLPQAIPFRRVLREGQYQPYSRPNINHQDLAFLQYTGGTTGVAKGAMLTHRNMLANIEQIKGAYGAVLQDGEERVVTALPLYHIFALTVNALLFFELGGRNLLITNPRDIPALVKELKRFPFTVITGVNTLFNALLNNKAFHQLDFSTLRLSVGGGAPVQQTVAERWERATGKHLLEGYGLTESAPLVSGNPYDLKRHSGSIGLPVPSTDVRIIDDDGNDVGPGESGELWVRGPQVMQGYWQQPAATEDVLKDGWLATGDVVTSDEEGFLRIVDRKKDMILVSGFNVYPSEIEAVINRHPDVSESAAIGVEHESTGEAVKAFVVRRGATLTKAALIGYCRQNLTGYKVPKEIEFCDDLPKSNVGKILRRELRDRIHPRENDAA